The proteins below come from a single Cyprinus carpio isolate SPL01 unplaced genomic scaffold, ASM1834038v1 S000006678, whole genome shotgun sequence genomic window:
- the LOC109079414 gene encoding E3 ubiquitin-protein ligase TRIM35-like, protein MASSAEDDYICPVCCEIFKTPVILSCSHSFCKECLQQFWRTKETQECPICRRRSSREEPPYNLALKNLCESFLKERNERCSSGSEEICRLHSEKLKLFCLEDKQPVCLVCIRKKQHDNHKFRPISEAVSSYKEELNTALKSLQEKLKHNEAMKGEFEKTVQHIKSQAEHTEHQIKQQFEKLHQFLRDEEEATITALREEEEQKKQKLEEMNRHISDLSHSIKNMEEMMKASDVCFLKEFPVSMERVQISSQPDPQTPSGALIHVPCYLGNLPFRVWKKMQDIVQNTPVILDPNTAHPLPDHPNNLTNTKHSGNKQPLPDNPERFNFYPCVLGSEGFNSGTHCWDVEVKQSSRWCLGVTTASNQGKGCDFFNTDVWSVEFHLSGRYIGSGFRVKRKLDHVRVNLDYDRGTVSFSDPVTNTHLHTFRSSFTHTLFPFFYCFDSLRILPFNSQ, encoded by the exons ATGGCTTCATCAGCTGAAGATGATTATATTTGTCCTGTGTGCTGTGAAATCTTCAAGACTCCTGTTATTTTATCATGTAGTCACAGTTTCTGTAAAGAGTGTCTTCAACAGTTCTGGAGAACCAAGGAAACTCAGGAGTGTCCCATCTGCAGGAGAAGATCCTCAAGAGAAGAACCACCATATAATCTTGCATTAAAAAACTTATGTGAGTCGTTCCTGAAGGAGAGAAATGAGAGGTGTTCATCAGGATCTGAGGAGATCTGCCGTTTACACAGCgagaaactcaaactcttctgtctggaggacaaacagccggtgtgtttagtgtgcatcagaaaaaaacaacatgataATCATAAATTCAGACCCATCAGTGAAGCGGTTTCATCATATAAG GAGGAGCTTAATACAGCACTGAAATCATTACAAGAGAAACTGAAACACAATGAAGCAATGAAAGGAGAGTTTGAGAAAACAGTTCAACACATTAAG TCTCAAGCTGAGCACACAGAGCATcagattaaacagcagtttgagaagcttcatcagtttctcagagatgaagaagaagctacaatcactgcactgagagaggaagaggagcagaagaagcagaAGCTGGAGGAGATGAACAGACACATCTCAGATCTTTCACACTCAATCAAAAACATGGAGGAGATGATGAAAGCCAGTGACGTCTGCTTTCTGAAG gagtTTCCAGTCTCGATGGAAAG AGTCCAGATCTCATCACAGCCGGATCCACAGACTCCTTCTGGAGCTTTGATTCATGTGCCATGTTACTTGGGCAACCTGCccttcagagtctggaagaagatgcaGGACATCGTCCAAAACA CTCCTGTGATTCTGGATCCAAACACGGCTCATCCACTTCCCGACCATCCTAACAAcctgacaaacacaaaacacagcgGGAACAAACAACCTCTTCCTGATAATCCAGAGAGATTTAACTTCTATCCCtgtgttctgggttcagagggGTTTAACTCAGGAACACACTGCTGGGATGTGGAGGTTAAACAGAGTTCACGCTGGTGTCTTGGAGTAACTACAGCATCAAACCAGGGGAAGGGATGTGATTTCTTCAACACTGATGTCTGGAGTGTGGAGTTTCATCTGTCAGGACGGTATATAGGTTCTGGTTTCCGGGTTAAACGGAAGCTTGATCATGTGAGAGTGAATCTGGACTATGACAGAGGAACTGTGTCATTCTCTGATCCTGTAactaacacacatctacacacattcagatcctccttcactcacacactcttccCATTCTTCTATTGTTTTGACTCTCTGAGGATCTTACCGTTCAATAGTCAGTAA